One window from the genome of Paraneptunicella aestuarii encodes:
- the ribH gene encoding 6,7-dimethyl-8-ribityllumazine synthase — MNIIEGNVRATGKKFALVVARFNSFVVEHLVDGAVDALERHGEVNEQDITIVRVPGAYELPLVAQKLAATGKYDGIIALGAVIRGSTPHFDFVAGECNKGLAQVSLQHSIPVAFGVITTDTIEQAIERSGTKAGNKGAEAALTALEMVNVCDQIGA, encoded by the coding sequence ATGAACATAATTGAAGGTAATGTGCGTGCGACAGGCAAAAAGTTTGCGTTGGTCGTTGCTCGTTTTAACAGCTTTGTAGTTGAACATTTGGTTGACGGTGCCGTTGATGCATTGGAACGTCATGGTGAAGTAAACGAGCAGGACATCACTATTGTTCGTGTTCCTGGTGCTTATGAATTGCCTTTGGTTGCGCAAAAGTTAGCGGCTACTGGCAAGTATGATGGCATTATCGCTTTAGGTGCGGTTATCCGTGGTAGCACACCCCACTTCGATTTTGTGGCGGGTGAATGCAATAAAGGTTTGGCACAGGTTTCTTTGCAGCACAGCATTCCCGTTGCATTTGGTGTTATTACTACCGATACCATCGAACAGGCTATTGAGCGTTCAGGTACTAAAGCAGGCAACAAAGGCGCTGAAGCAGCATTAACTGCATTGGAAATGGTTAACGTTTGTGACCAAATCGGAGCGTAG
- a CDS encoding phosphatidylglycerophosphatase A family protein, with protein sequence MPEKNTLSTRELFRKIKFYHPAHWLAFGFGSGLLPKAPGTFGSLAAIPLVYWASMLPTPVYSLLLTPIILIGIWVCKKAAEDLGVHDHPAIVWDEIAGMMITFMAVPFTLPNLIVGFILFRALDIFKPWPIRWADQSIDGGLGIMLDDVMAGVIASGILQAALYFGVLA encoded by the coding sequence TTGCCTGAAAAAAACACATTATCGACAAGAGAGCTTTTTCGTAAGATTAAGTTTTATCACCCTGCCCACTGGTTAGCATTTGGATTCGGTAGTGGTTTACTACCCAAAGCACCAGGAACCTTTGGTTCTTTGGCTGCTATTCCACTTGTTTATTGGGCTTCCATGCTGCCTACACCGGTTTATAGCCTATTACTAACCCCCATTATCCTGATTGGTATCTGGGTATGTAAGAAAGCGGCTGAAGACCTTGGCGTGCATGATCATCCTGCCATTGTTTGGGATGAAATTGCCGGCATGATGATCACCTTTATGGCCGTGCCATTCACCTTACCGAATTTGATTGTTGGTTTTATCTTGTTTCGCGCTTTGGATATCTTTAAGCCTTGGCCAATTCGTTGGGCAGATCAATCAATAGATGGTGGTTTGGGGATTATGCTGGATGATGTCATGGCGGGTGTCATTGCTTCCGGTATTTTACAGGCTGCGCTGTATTTTGGTGTGCTTGCCTGA
- the thiL gene encoding thiamine-phosphate kinase: MKEFDIIEHFFQPRSYQRHDVVIGIGDDCAVTNVPEGQHLVTTTDTLLEGVHFPVNTNAGDIAHKAVAVNLSDLAAMGAEPAWINLSLSLPKVDPDWLNDFSKRLQELTEYYSIQLIGGDTVQGPLAVTITAQGFLPKGQALTRSRAKPGDYIYVTGTLGDAALGLQLAMGKKDVQLIHRNYLLKRLNTPTPRVLAGTALRRIAHSCIDISDGVVSDLKHILFASQVGAVLNIDRLPFSEAMQESVSRDDAVRYALAGGDDYELLFTIPEEQKGNLDIVLANCNVSATCIGQLNGYAEKLELKDGDAVYSLEQEGFQHFA, from the coding sequence GTGAAAGAATTCGATATCATAGAACACTTCTTTCAGCCTCGTAGCTATCAGCGTCATGATGTGGTGATAGGTATAGGGGATGACTGTGCTGTTACCAATGTTCCCGAAGGGCAGCATTTGGTAACGACCACAGATACTCTGCTGGAAGGCGTGCATTTTCCCGTAAACACCAATGCAGGTGATATAGCTCACAAGGCTGTTGCTGTAAATCTTAGTGATTTGGCAGCCATGGGAGCGGAGCCGGCATGGATTAATTTATCGTTATCCTTGCCAAAGGTCGATCCTGATTGGCTGAATGACTTTTCGAAACGTCTTCAGGAGCTAACAGAGTATTACTCTATTCAGTTGATTGGTGGTGATACAGTGCAAGGGCCTTTGGCGGTGACGATTACCGCACAAGGCTTTTTACCTAAAGGTCAGGCATTAACCCGTTCGCGAGCCAAACCCGGTGATTATATTTATGTAACCGGTACTCTTGGTGATGCGGCATTAGGGTTACAGTTGGCAATGGGCAAAAAAGACGTTCAGCTGATCCATCGTAATTATTTGTTGAAACGACTGAATACACCAACACCGAGAGTGCTTGCGGGTACCGCCCTTCGGCGTATCGCTCACTCTTGTATTGATATTTCAGATGGTGTGGTTTCTGACCTGAAACATATCTTGTTCGCGTCTCAAGTGGGTGCGGTACTGAATATTGATCGTTTACCATTCTCAGAAGCTATGCAAGAATCAGTCAGCCGGGATGATGCAGTTCGCTATGCGCTTGCTGGTGGTGACGATTACGAATTGCTATTCACCATTCCCGAAGAGCAGAAAGGCAATCTGGATATTGTGTTAGCGAATTGTAATGTATCGGCGACTTGTATCGGACAACTCAATGGTTATGCTGAAAAGCTGGAGTTGAAAGACGGGGACGCAGTTTATTCTCTGGAACAAGAAGGGTTTCAACATTTTGCCTGA
- the ribD gene encoding bifunctional diaminohydroxyphosphoribosylaminopyrimidine deaminase/5-amino-6-(5-phosphoribosylamino)uracil reductase RibD produces the protein MSEFSAVDAAMMARALKLAEKGRFTTSPNPRVGCVITKDGQIIGEGYHQKAGEPHAEVFALRMAGDNAKGATAYVTLEPCSHHGRTPPCAEALIKAGVARVVAAIQDPFHKVAGTGLQLLRDAGIEVECGLLENEAHELNKGFIKVVQQGLPWVTAKMATSLDGKTALANGVSQWITGPDARSDVQRHRAQSCAILTGSGTVLADDPSLNVRYSELGQAQEELAEDKVRQPLRVIIDSKNQLHNKLRIFQIPGDVLVVNLSHNTQIPEHVAQWQAPMYKGKVDLRETLKELAEEHINWVWVEAGANMLGAMMQQQLVDEVIYYIAPKLLGNPSQGSLEIPEIEAMDQAYELNWTDLRMVGNDIKITAGVRYPEVADESSR, from the coding sequence ACGACTTCTCCTAACCCTCGAGTTGGCTGTGTTATTACTAAAGATGGACAAATTATTGGTGAAGGCTATCACCAGAAAGCCGGAGAACCTCACGCGGAAGTGTTCGCCTTGCGTATGGCAGGTGATAACGCAAAAGGTGCGACAGCCTATGTAACCCTTGAGCCATGCAGCCATCATGGACGTACGCCACCTTGCGCAGAAGCCTTAATCAAAGCTGGTGTTGCCCGAGTGGTCGCAGCAATCCAAGACCCTTTTCATAAAGTAGCCGGAACTGGTTTACAACTGTTGCGTGATGCCGGTATTGAGGTTGAATGTGGCCTGCTTGAAAACGAAGCGCATGAGCTTAATAAAGGCTTTATCAAAGTTGTTCAACAGGGGTTGCCTTGGGTAACGGCGAAAATGGCCACTAGCCTTGACGGTAAAACCGCGTTGGCAAACGGTGTTAGCCAGTGGATTACAGGGCCTGATGCGCGTTCTGACGTGCAGCGTCATCGAGCTCAAAGTTGTGCCATTTTAACCGGTTCCGGTACTGTGCTTGCAGATGATCCTTCTCTCAATGTGCGCTATAGCGAATTAGGCCAAGCGCAAGAAGAGCTTGCCGAAGACAAGGTCAGACAACCACTTCGCGTGATCATCGACAGTAAAAACCAGCTTCACAATAAATTGAGAATCTTCCAAATTCCGGGGGATGTGCTGGTGGTGAACCTTTCTCATAATACTCAAATTCCAGAGCACGTTGCCCAATGGCAAGCGCCTATGTACAAGGGCAAGGTTGATTTGCGTGAAACCTTGAAAGAGCTGGCAGAAGAACACATTAACTGGGTTTGGGTGGAAGCCGGTGCTAATATGCTGGGCGCTATGATGCAGCAGCAATTGGTGGATGAAGTCATTTATTACATTGCGCCCAAGTTATTGGGGAATCCATCTCAGGGAAGTCTGGAAATTCCAGAAATTGAAGCAATGGATCAAGCATACGAGCTGAACTGGACTGATCTGCGTATGGTTGGGAATGACATTAAAATCACCGCTGGCGTGCGTTATCCCGAAGTAGCGGATGAGAGCTCCCGGTAA
- a CDS encoding peptidoglycan-binding domain-containing protein: MAESYSRTRHPLLRKPMRNDAVARMQSRLTKHNTQLDENSFVDGAFGPNTEREVKKFQQAKGLKQDGIVGENTWKALLADPQEKTQQTGNTASNADRRSQTDGSTNVPEIDRVKRALQNKGYQFFDDDQPYYLNIIGVRSPSTEINHFDDEMYLIYRDQDKQFKCHKFPITTDPGSTYTQQELLNKDGAAILQPGQYTDVYAIDSHRGKYQALCQRNGKVKVWRDGNKDGKLDRSGRTYEGYFGINIHRSSSTESTYVGAYSAGCQVFKRAADFSLLMDLANRSKGTRGNKFTYTLLEQGDI; this comes from the coding sequence ATGGCCGAATCCTATTCCAGAACGCGTCATCCCTTGTTACGTAAACCCATGCGTAACGATGCTGTTGCTCGCATGCAAAGTCGTCTGACCAAGCACAATACTCAACTTGACGAAAATAGTTTTGTGGATGGGGCATTTGGGCCAAATACCGAACGGGAAGTTAAAAAATTCCAGCAAGCTAAAGGCTTAAAGCAAGACGGCATTGTGGGAGAAAACACCTGGAAAGCACTGCTTGCGGATCCTCAAGAGAAAACACAGCAAACAGGTAATACCGCCAGTAATGCAGACCGACGTTCCCAAACCGATGGTTCAACCAATGTACCTGAAATTGATAGAGTTAAACGGGCATTGCAGAATAAAGGCTATCAGTTCTTTGACGACGATCAGCCTTATTACCTGAACATTATTGGTGTACGTTCACCCAGCACAGAAATCAACCATTTCGATGATGAGATGTATTTGATTTATCGAGATCAGGATAAGCAGTTTAAGTGTCACAAATTCCCGATCACCACGGATCCGGGCTCTACGTATACGCAGCAGGAGCTGCTCAATAAGGATGGCGCAGCCATTCTGCAACCGGGTCAATATACCGATGTTTATGCTATTGATTCCCATCGCGGCAAGTATCAGGCGTTATGTCAACGTAACGGCAAGGTAAAGGTCTGGCGTGATGGTAATAAAGACGGAAAGCTCGACAGATCAGGGCGCACCTACGAAGGCTATTTCGGCATTAACATTCACCGTTCATCGTCGACAGAATCCACTTATGTCGGCGCTTACTCTGCGGGTTGTCAGGTATTTAAGCGCGCCGCTGATTTCAGTTTATTGATGGACTTGGCAAATCGTTCTAAGGGCACCCGAGGCAATAAATTCACATACACCTTGCTGGAACAGGGTGATATCTGA
- a CDS encoding peroxidase, FMP-type: MSEITQKSSVKPYLRWEEGQPTGPQFGILSKLNGTWVNWKGGPTGLHTTPMPSPGTSSETIFGVFHFKSQEYREQLTFTQVNAPVRNRAGSNEQFNAAVKYETAIIDNNNELQHFENGMYLWLGDNQMPWNPESPYQNPPTMFNHPSDVESVRTDGAEPVLGPGELGPQFVPPYSISRSGVIPHGTTIHLTGNIKEANVQGKAPHIADLWEQQYLAVSPSMGINPETDLIPGSLEKPAWTELPREEQEDGGVNSGRAYFEKIFNYDQFGAKFPYTVQPNLKLSDANQGLEFNKYDMIELDTFHNTGVQGGAINNVMIERYCRVARMRYRMWIEEIVEDGKVIDQLQYEQIVDFEFMFGSSGGTTLWPHIQVNTLRREKDIPEDMRLPPIQLPTEKADEACGGPEPKVYSMKHRKD, encoded by the coding sequence ATGTCTGAAATCACTCAAAAATCATCCGTAAAACCCTATTTAAGATGGGAAGAAGGACAACCGACCGGGCCACAATTTGGCATCTTGTCCAAGCTCAATGGCACCTGGGTTAACTGGAAAGGCGGCCCGACAGGACTACATACAACTCCGATGCCTTCTCCCGGCACGTCTTCAGAAACCATCTTTGGCGTATTCCATTTCAAATCTCAGGAATACAGAGAACAGCTCACATTCACTCAGGTAAATGCTCCGGTTCGTAACCGTGCAGGCTCAAACGAACAGTTCAATGCCGCCGTTAAATACGAAACCGCCATCATTGACAATAACAACGAACTTCAGCATTTCGAGAATGGCATGTACTTGTGGCTGGGTGACAACCAAATGCCATGGAACCCGGAAAGTCCCTATCAAAACCCTCCGACCATGTTTAACCATCCATCGGACGTAGAGTCAGTAAGAACCGACGGTGCTGAACCTGTATTAGGCCCGGGCGAATTAGGCCCACAATTCGTGCCGCCCTATTCTATTTCTCGTTCTGGTGTGATCCCTCATGGTACGACCATCCACTTGACTGGCAATATCAAAGAAGCCAACGTACAAGGCAAAGCGCCACACATTGCCGATCTATGGGAACAACAATATTTGGCAGTGTCGCCGTCTATGGGCATCAACCCGGAAACAGACCTGATCCCGGGTTCATTGGAAAAGCCAGCATGGACAGAACTGCCTCGTGAAGAGCAGGAAGATGGCGGCGTTAACAGTGGCAGAGCTTACTTCGAGAAAATCTTTAACTACGATCAATTCGGCGCAAAGTTCCCCTACACTGTGCAGCCCAATCTTAAATTGTCTGATGCCAATCAAGGGTTGGAGTTTAATAAATACGACATGATTGAACTGGACACCTTTCACAACACCGGCGTTCAGGGTGGAGCCATCAACAACGTGATGATTGAACGCTATTGCCGTGTGGCACGTATGCGATACCGTATGTGGATTGAAGAAATCGTCGAAGATGGCAAGGTCATCGATCAGTTGCAATACGAACAAATCGTCGATTTTGAATTTATGTTCGGCTCAAGTGGCGGTACGACTCTTTGGCCTCACATTCAGGTGAACACATTACGACGAGAAAAAGACATTCCGGAAGACATGCGTTTGCCTCCCATTCAGCTACCAACAGAGAAAGCTGATGAAGCCTGTGGCGGGCCCGAGCCTAAAGTCTATTCAATGAAACACAGAAAAGACTAA
- the ribBA gene encoding bifunctional 3,4-dihydroxy-2-butanone-4-phosphate synthase/GTP cyclohydrolase II, with protein sequence MALNTTQEIIEDIRQGKMVILMDDEDRENEGDLIMAAEHVTPEAINFMVTHARGLVCLPMTVERCARLNLPLMVQNNGAQFSTNFTVSIEAAEGVTTGISAADRARTVLAAVNKDAKASDIVQPGHIFPLIAKDGGVLNRAGHTEAGVDLARLAGCEPASVIVEILNEDGTMARRPELEAFAERHNLKIGTIADLIEYRNLNETTIEQVAQCKLPTEFGEFELVTFKDHIDNEVHFALRKGEIDPEEPTIVRVHLRNTFSDVLCSDRSVERTMSLPKAMQKIAAEGGVLVILGHQESDDELLSMVKQFEAEDNGEAQAKAKWNGTSRTIGVGCQILKTMGVKKMRLLSRPKKYHALSGYGLEVVETLWEE encoded by the coding sequence ATGGCATTGAACACAACTCAGGAAATTATTGAGGATATTCGCCAGGGAAAAATGGTGATATTGATGGACGATGAAGATCGTGAGAATGAAGGCGATCTGATTATGGCGGCTGAGCATGTTACGCCAGAAGCCATTAATTTCATGGTCACTCACGCTCGGGGCCTGGTTTGCTTACCTATGACGGTAGAGCGTTGCGCACGTTTGAATTTGCCTTTGATGGTGCAAAATAACGGGGCTCAGTTTTCCACAAACTTCACAGTGTCTATTGAAGCGGCTGAAGGCGTGACAACGGGCATTTCTGCTGCTGATAGAGCGCGCACTGTATTAGCGGCGGTGAACAAGGATGCGAAGGCTTCTGACATCGTTCAACCGGGTCATATTTTCCCTCTGATTGCAAAAGATGGCGGGGTGTTAAACCGTGCAGGACATACCGAAGCGGGAGTGGATTTGGCGCGTTTGGCGGGATGCGAGCCGGCATCGGTCATCGTTGAGATTCTGAATGAAGACGGTACGATGGCGCGTCGCCCAGAACTGGAAGCATTCGCAGAACGTCATAATCTCAAAATCGGTACGATTGCGGATTTGATTGAATATCGTAATTTGAATGAAACCACCATTGAGCAAGTGGCTCAGTGTAAGTTACCCACCGAGTTTGGTGAGTTTGAGTTAGTCACCTTTAAAGATCATATCGACAATGAAGTTCACTTTGCGTTGCGTAAAGGTGAGATTGATCCGGAAGAGCCCACTATCGTACGTGTGCATTTGCGCAATACATTCAGCGACGTATTGTGTTCTGATCGCTCCGTAGAACGTACCATGAGCTTACCAAAGGCAATGCAGAAGATTGCAGCTGAAGGTGGTGTACTGGTTATTCTTGGACATCAGGAAAGCGATGATGAATTGCTATCAATGGTGAAGCAGTTTGAAGCTGAAGATAACGGGGAAGCGCAGGCCAAGGCCAAGTGGAATGGCACTTCTCGCACCATTGGAGTTGGTTGCCAGATATTGAAAACCATGGGCGTGAAAAAGATGCGCCTATTAAGCCGCCCTAAAAAGTATCATGCCTTGTCTGGTTATGGGCTGGAAGTGGTTGAAACACTGTGGGAAGAGTGA
- the nusB gene encoding transcription antitermination factor NusB, whose translation MKVSPRHKARELAMQALYSWQMSGNAVEQIELAIATSNDMQKVDMSFFQDILRNALQNLEDLDKAVKPYLGRLPEEIDPVEKAIIRVATYELVHRIDVPYKVVINEAIELAKEFGAADSHKFVNGVLDKAVKTFRKDERT comes from the coding sequence GTGAAGGTTTCACCAAGACATAAAGCTCGTGAATTAGCAATGCAGGCCCTGTATTCCTGGCAAATGTCCGGGAATGCGGTGGAGCAAATCGAGCTTGCCATCGCAACCAGCAATGACATGCAGAAGGTGGATATGTCCTTCTTTCAGGACATTTTGCGTAACGCGTTGCAAAATCTGGAAGATCTGGACAAGGCCGTTAAACCTTATCTTGGACGTCTGCCAGAAGAAATTGACCCGGTTGAAAAAGCCATTATTCGAGTGGCGACCTATGAACTTGTACATCGTATCGATGTGCCTTACAAGGTTGTGATAAATGAAGCTATTGAGCTGGCCAAGGAGTTTGGTGCGGCTGATAGTCATAAATTTGTCAACGGCGTGTTAGATAAAGCTGTTAAAACCTTTAGAAAAGACGAACGAACTTAA
- a CDS encoding riboflavin synthase has translation MFTGIIESLGEISDMQPRGNDQRITIQTGKLDLGDVKIGDSIATNGVCLTAVELGSGYFVADVSIETIKRSGFAHYRKGQAVNLEKAMMATSRFGGHIVSGHVDGVGEIQSIHDLGQTWEIWVKAPDNLAKYLAEKGSVTVDGVSLTVNDVNGAAFKLTLVPHTLKETIIQHYKTGTKVNLEVDVVARYLERLMMGDKAAESGKSADISMSVLAENGYLR, from the coding sequence ATGTTCACAGGAATTATTGAATCTCTTGGGGAAATTAGCGATATGCAGCCCCGAGGGAATGATCAACGTATTACCATTCAAACAGGAAAACTGGATCTTGGTGACGTTAAGATCGGTGACAGTATTGCCACTAACGGCGTGTGTTTAACGGCTGTTGAGCTGGGTTCAGGCTATTTTGTTGCTGATGTATCAATTGAAACCATCAAGCGCTCAGGCTTTGCTCATTATCGTAAAGGGCAAGCTGTAAACCTGGAAAAAGCAATGATGGCAACCTCTCGCTTTGGTGGCCATATTGTCAGCGGCCACGTCGACGGCGTGGGCGAAATTCAGTCTATTCATGATTTGGGTCAAACCTGGGAAATCTGGGTGAAAGCGCCCGACAACCTGGCTAAATATCTAGCTGAGAAAGGTTCTGTCACTGTCGATGGCGTTAGCCTCACAGTGAATGATGTTAACGGTGCTGCGTTTAAATTAACGCTGGTTCCGCATACATTGAAAGAAACCATCATTCAACATTACAAAACAGGCACTAAGGTAAATCTCGAAGTGGATGTTGTCGCTCGCTATCTGGAGCGTTTAATGATGGGTGATAAAGCTGCCGAGTCAGGCAAAAGTGCCGACATTAGCATGTCGGTACTGGCAGAGAATGGTTATTTGAGATAA
- a CDS encoding DUF2589 domain-containing protein, which produces MIKRTFDFSSLLSSQVRAIIEADAESAATTADFIEKVGFEKDRNSKGMGKLRMVEFTMQRRNDEGGLSTHHVKIPLLSLIPIPMLNIERAEINFDLQIEEIQENTTEDANAKNLRGRQASRLRTSFARKTPANRKSSGSTTHQADLSVKLTMSQSDFPLGIERLLNIAELGANDEIE; this is translated from the coding sequence ATGATTAAACGCACTTTTGACTTTTCTTCCCTGCTATCCTCGCAAGTACGCGCCATTATTGAAGCCGATGCGGAATCAGCGGCAACAACGGCCGACTTTATTGAAAAAGTTGGCTTTGAAAAAGACCGAAACAGTAAAGGTATGGGCAAATTGCGTATGGTGGAATTCACCATGCAACGACGCAATGACGAAGGTGGATTAAGCACACACCATGTAAAAATCCCTCTCTTGTCTTTGATTCCAATTCCCATGCTGAATATCGAAAGAGCAGAAATAAACTTTGATCTTCAAATTGAAGAAATTCAGGAAAACACCACCGAAGACGCCAACGCTAAAAACTTGCGCGGCAGGCAGGCTTCACGTTTGCGCACATCGTTTGCCAGGAAAACACCTGCGAATAGAAAGTCGTCTGGTTCCACCACTCATCAAGCCGACCTTAGCGTGAAATTGACCATGTCGCAGTCTGACTTTCCGTTAGGCATTGAGCGACTGTTAAACATTGCCGAATTAGGCGCTAACGATGAAATTGAATAA
- a CDS encoding DUF2589 domain-containing protein — MNAAVEAQAMAAQTSIDFIRSIGFTSDSEDEQFGDVRMVVFTYKSRNNEGELDEITLTVPILTIVPIPYLRIEDMTIDFTSKITEEMVRTTKRDTSVEAKAELSVGYKQFLSPVKVNFKASVSAKHSSSKATSNRYKTEHTININVRAVQDDIPGGMGRILDLFETAITEQAAPANP; from the coding sequence ATGAACGCAGCAGTCGAAGCTCAAGCTATGGCAGCCCAAACCTCCATTGACTTTATTCGCTCCATTGGCTTCACCTCAGACTCTGAGGACGAGCAATTTGGTGATGTAAGAATGGTGGTATTCACTTACAAATCCCGCAACAACGAAGGCGAACTGGATGAAATTACACTCACCGTTCCCATTCTAACCATTGTGCCCATTCCCTACTTACGTATTGAGGATATGACGATTGATTTCACATCCAAGATTACGGAAGAAATGGTGCGCACGACCAAGCGTGATACATCGGTTGAAGCCAAAGCTGAGCTATCAGTAGGCTACAAGCAATTCCTTTCGCCAGTGAAAGTGAACTTTAAAGCCAGTGTTTCTGCGAAACATTCTTCGTCTAAAGCCACCAGTAATCGCTACAAAACTGAACATACCATCAACATCAATGTTCGTGCTGTACAAGATGATATTCCTGGCGGTATGGGGCGCATTCTGGACTTGTTTGAAACTGCAATTACAGAGCAAGCAGCTCCAGCCAACCCTTAA